The Methylomonas koyamae genome has a segment encoding these proteins:
- a CDS encoding alpha-keto acid decarboxylase family protein: MPSQSAESIGQYLLERLYALGVKDIFGVPGDYILGFYDQMVHSPIRHIGTTREDTAAFAADGYARCSGLGAVAVTYGVGALNTVNAVAGAHAESSPVVVISGAPGVEEQRNDPLLHHRFGPFTFQREIFERITCASVVLNDPVIACRQIDQALAAARHYSKPVYIEIPRDRVRVAGYPIPEPEQEAFGSDETALAEAVAETMELGEKSRSPIIVAGVEIHRRGLQGVLVDLVNRSGLPVAATLTGKSVIAERHPAYLGIYEGAMSAEYTRYLVEQADLLLMLGVTLNDVDTGIYTAKLDPQHMVRAAQDEVVISSHRYPRVLLKDFLHALAKSVPVRPEKFVAAAAAVTAPDFPLPDRTITTSRLVGRLNQALGPEFIVVCDVGDCLFATIDLQVHEQSEFLSSAFYTSMGFAVPAALGAQIARRDRRALVLVGDGAFQMTGTELATFARLGLDPIVVVFNNRGYSTERFILEGPFNDIGDWRFDRLGEVFGPLQGYAASTEEAFEAALVAALDNRSSPSIINVRLDPADASAAMQRLAAHLHSRV, translated from the coding sequence ATGCCCAGCCAATCCGCCGAAAGTATCGGCCAATACCTGCTCGAGCGGCTGTACGCCCTGGGCGTCAAAGACATTTTCGGCGTGCCGGGCGATTACATCCTCGGCTTTTACGACCAAATGGTACACAGCCCGATCCGCCACATCGGCACCACCCGCGAGGACACCGCGGCCTTTGCCGCCGACGGTTACGCCCGCTGCTCCGGGTTGGGCGCGGTCGCGGTGACATACGGCGTCGGCGCGCTGAATACGGTCAACGCCGTTGCCGGCGCCCATGCCGAGTCGTCGCCGGTGGTCGTAATCAGCGGTGCGCCGGGGGTGGAAGAACAACGCAACGACCCGTTGCTGCACCACCGCTTCGGGCCGTTCACCTTTCAGCGCGAAATCTTCGAACGCATCACCTGCGCCAGCGTGGTGCTGAACGACCCGGTGATCGCCTGCCGCCAGATCGACCAGGCGCTGGCCGCCGCCCGCCACTATTCCAAACCGGTCTACATCGAAATTCCGCGGGACCGGGTCAGAGTGGCCGGCTACCCGATTCCGGAGCCGGAGCAGGAAGCCTTCGGCAGCGACGAAACCGCATTGGCCGAAGCGGTGGCGGAAACGATGGAGTTGGGAGAGAAATCCCGTTCGCCCATCATCGTCGCCGGGGTGGAAATCCACCGCCGCGGCTTGCAAGGCGTGCTGGTCGATTTGGTGAACCGCTCCGGCCTGCCGGTTGCGGCAACGCTGACCGGCAAATCGGTAATCGCCGAACGGCATCCGGCCTATCTCGGCATCTACGAAGGCGCCATGAGCGCCGAATACACCCGTTATCTGGTCGAACAAGCCGATTTGTTGCTGATGCTGGGCGTGACGTTGAACGACGTCGATACCGGCATTTATACGGCCAAGCTCGACCCGCAGCATATGGTCAGAGCGGCGCAGGACGAAGTCGTGATCAGCTCGCACCGTTACCCGCGGGTATTGCTGAAGGATTTCCTGCACGCGTTGGCCAAATCGGTACCGGTGCGGCCGGAAAAATTCGTTGCCGCAGCGGCGGCGGTGACCGCGCCGGATTTTCCATTGCCGGATCGCACCATCACCACTTCCCGCCTGGTCGGCCGCTTGAACCAAGCCCTCGGCCCCGAATTCATCGTGGTCTGCGACGTCGGCGACTGCCTGTTTGCGACGATAGACCTGCAAGTGCACGAACAGTCGGAATTCCTGTCGTCCGCCTTTTACACCAGCATGGGCTTTGCCGTGCCGGCGGCGCTGGGCGCCCAAATCGCCCGCCGCGACCGCCGCGCCCTGGTTTTGGTCGGCGACGGCGCGTTTCAGATGACCGGCACCGAACTGGCTACTTTCGCCCGCCTGGGCCTGGACCCGATTGTGGTCGTCTTCAACAACCGCGGTTACAGTACCGAGCGCTTCATCTTGGAGGGCCCGTTCAACGACATCGGCGATTGGCGCTTCGACCGGCTCGGCGAGGTGTTCGGCCCGCTGCAAGGCTACGCCGCCAGCACCGAGGAAGCGTTCGAGGCGGCGCTGGTAGCGGCGCTGGACAACCGCAGCTCGCCCAGCATCATCAACGTCCGTCTCGATCCCGCCGACGCCTCGGCCGCGATGCAGCGGCTGGCGGCGCATTTGCATAGCCGGGTCTGA
- a CDS encoding STAS domain-containing protein: MKLELEKQHGLNVVTIREPRVDAHNSAELKDYLAQLIESGENRILVQLAEVRFIDSSGLGALLSAYKRTAADAGQFALSNVQPQVLSMFEITRLNRVFEIYADAKDVAPN; this comes from the coding sequence ATGAAATTAGAACTCGAAAAACAGCATGGCCTTAACGTGGTAACCATCCGCGAGCCGCGGGTCGATGCCCATAATTCGGCGGAATTGAAGGACTATTTGGCGCAATTGATCGAGAGCGGCGAAAACCGAATTTTGGTGCAACTGGCCGAAGTCCGTTTCATCGACAGCTCGGGGCTGGGCGCGCTATTGTCGGCCTACAAAAGAACCGCGGCCGATGCCGGGCAGTTCGCGCTGAGCAACGTGCAGCCGCAGGTGTTGTCGATGTTCGAAATTACCCGGCTGAACCGCGTGTTCGAAATTTACGCCGATGCCAAGGACGTGGCCCCGAATTAG
- a CDS encoding ATP-binding protein codes for MCPTSIQIDVVIPTHTKYLDLIGSIGERVVKELDGFAGDREALAYQLNLVLTEAAANVIKHAHDAASKDKVRVTIQLLDDTLTLKVYDHGQGFDLDTVPSPDFAAAPESGMGLFLIRSVMDKVSYTRQADYNVLELVKYLK; via the coding sequence ATGTGTCCCACCTCCATCCAAATCGATGTCGTCATCCCGACTCACACCAAGTATCTTGATCTGATCGGGAGCATCGGCGAGCGCGTCGTCAAGGAGTTGGACGGCTTTGCCGGCGACCGGGAAGCGTTGGCCTACCAATTGAACCTGGTATTGACCGAAGCGGCGGCGAACGTGATCAAGCACGCTCACGACGCCGCCAGCAAAGATAAAGTGCGGGTCACGATCCAACTGCTGGACGATACGCTGACGCTGAAGGTTTACGACCACGGCCAGGGCTTCGATTTGGATACGGTGCCCAGCCCCGATTTCGCCGCCGCACCGGAAAGCGGCATGGGCTTGTTTCTGATCCGGTCGGTGATGGATAAGGTCAGTTACACCCGCCAAGCCGACTACAACGTGCTGGAACTGGTCAAATATTTGAAATGA
- a CDS encoding NAD-glutamate dehydrogenase domain-containing protein: MQNQDRSWNEELFGALQQALGGEHAAALWRNYAAAFPFDYQALIAPQQAVRDLLNLERLSGPAAQAAELLEPANAADAYRLHFYGTRQRYLDEFIPVLENLNLRVLDQVQFVLRLERQTVYLKSFSVKPASNDCAPLERVKPQLLATIQAVMAGWVENDGLNRLVTLTGMDWRDCDLLRTYRNYFLQLHNWASKATIHQALAANPAAAQGLFDYFEARFRPNPEWQDYAVRDEQVLFPLRMQLLQTMAAVANIQHDRILRGLFNLIDATVRSNFHLRREAAEHFIAIKLNSLGVIDMPAPRPQYEIYVHAADMEGIHLRGGRVSRGGIRWSDRIDDFRTEILDLMQTQISKNALIIPTGAKGGFVVKPGAAGQDAKLAGQQAYRRLIRGLLDLTDNLQDGVVASPPQLVVHDDPDPYLVVAADKGTAKFSDIANAVAAEYRFWLGDAFASGGSHGYDHKALGITARGAWECVKRHFREMGKDIQTEAFSVVGIGSMDGDVFGNGMLLSPGIRLLAAFSGQHIFIDPNPPADETAFNERKRLFELPGSSWQDYDRNLISAGGGVYSRSDKDIPVSPELKSWLGIRYRSIDGEALIQYLLKAPVELLWLGGIGTYVKAAAERHADVGDRGNDNVRVDAGELRALVVGEGANLGFTQAARIEYALRGGRINTDAVDNSAGVDTSDHEVNLKILLAGLHKQNLVDDCQTLFESLTEAVCADVLQDNIEQSLCLSLDQIRCQADPALFMQVAERLEAAGFLDRSVESFPEAKDVMARPGQALTRPELAVLMAAAKMFLVRQLQKRPEHLDVARYQPYLAAYFPAPLRERFGAHLAAHPLAAEIKATVIANRIVNQAGSGFLALDDGENGGILGVVDAYLAFDQALAAEALRARLAAVGPELAAELRYQCLLHLEQALSGFCLWAAARQPAVAADADTVSLFRGLLAEYRRYQFADGEIPQAAKYEQAGMPADLAAEIGFVENLPNFLWLAGLVEESGRDFASVDRLLQSVDQTLAIRPLAQQLAQIPQRDYWVRSVCAALQADLRRCAGAWVKQMLAHGCSSCAEYVELKQLRPGLNRYRKIHAESRKLMSLNLLSYVVLVRALGAVLPAQANSG, translated from the coding sequence ATGCAGAATCAGGACCGGTCCTGGAACGAAGAGCTTTTCGGCGCATTGCAACAGGCGCTCGGTGGCGAGCACGCGGCGGCGCTGTGGCGCAACTATGCCGCCGCCTTTCCGTTCGATTACCAGGCGCTGATCGCGCCGCAGCAAGCCGTCCGGGATCTGCTGAATCTGGAACGCTTGTCCGGGCCGGCGGCGCAAGCCGCCGAATTGCTGGAACCGGCCAACGCCGCCGACGCCTACCGCCTGCATTTTTACGGCACCCGGCAACGCTATCTGGACGAGTTCATACCGGTGCTGGAGAACCTGAATTTGCGGGTGTTGGACCAGGTCCAGTTCGTATTGCGCCTGGAGCGGCAAACGGTTTATTTGAAAAGTTTCAGCGTCAAGCCGGCCTCCAACGATTGCGCGCCGCTGGAGCGGGTCAAACCGCAGTTGCTGGCGACGATACAAGCGGTGATGGCGGGCTGGGTCGAGAACGACGGCTTGAACCGGTTGGTGACCTTAACCGGCATGGATTGGCGCGACTGCGACCTGTTGCGTACCTACCGCAACTATTTCCTGCAACTGCATAACTGGGCCAGCAAAGCCACCATCCACCAGGCCTTGGCGGCCAATCCCGCGGCCGCGCAAGGCTTGTTCGACTATTTCGAAGCCCGGTTTCGCCCCAATCCGGAATGGCAGGATTATGCGGTCAGAGACGAACAGGTGTTGTTTCCGTTGCGCATGCAACTGCTGCAAACCATGGCGGCGGTGGCGAATATTCAGCACGACCGGATCTTGCGCGGCCTGTTCAATCTGATCGACGCCACGGTGCGCAGCAATTTCCACTTGCGGCGCGAGGCCGCGGAGCACTTCATAGCGATCAAGCTCAACAGTCTGGGCGTGATCGATATGCCGGCGCCGCGACCGCAATACGAGATTTACGTGCACGCCGCCGATATGGAAGGCATCCATCTGCGCGGCGGCCGGGTATCGCGCGGCGGCATTCGCTGGTCGGACCGGATCGACGATTTCCGCACCGAAATCCTGGATCTGATGCAGACCCAAATCAGCAAGAACGCGTTGATTATCCCAACCGGCGCCAAGGGCGGTTTCGTCGTCAAGCCCGGCGCGGCGGGCCAGGATGCCAAGCTGGCCGGGCAGCAGGCCTATCGCCGCCTGATCCGCGGCTTGCTGGATTTGACCGACAACCTGCAGGACGGCGTCGTCGCCAGTCCGCCGCAGTTGGTGGTGCACGACGACCCCGACCCGTATCTGGTGGTGGCGGCCGATAAAGGCACGGCTAAATTCTCCGATATCGCCAATGCCGTCGCCGCCGAATACCGGTTCTGGCTCGGCGACGCCTTTGCCAGCGGCGGCTCGCACGGTTACGACCACAAGGCGCTGGGGATTACCGCGCGCGGCGCCTGGGAATGCGTCAAACGCCATTTCCGGGAAATGGGCAAGGACATTCAAACCGAAGCTTTCAGTGTGGTCGGCATCGGCAGCATGGACGGCGACGTGTTCGGCAACGGCATGTTGCTGTCGCCCGGCATCCGCTTGCTGGCGGCGTTCAGCGGCCAGCACATCTTCATCGACCCGAATCCGCCGGCCGACGAAACCGCGTTCAACGAGCGTAAGCGCTTGTTCGAGCTGCCCGGTTCCAGTTGGCAGGATTACGACCGGAATTTGATCTCGGCCGGGGGCGGCGTCTATAGCCGCAGCGATAAGGACATTCCGGTGTCGCCGGAGCTGAAGAGCTGGCTGGGTATCCGCTACCGCAGCATAGACGGCGAAGCGCTGATCCAGTATCTGCTGAAGGCGCCGGTGGAGTTGTTGTGGCTGGGCGGCATCGGTACCTACGTCAAGGCCGCTGCCGAACGCCATGCCGATGTCGGCGACCGCGGCAACGACAACGTGCGGGTCGATGCCGGCGAATTGCGGGCGCTGGTGGTCGGCGAGGGCGCCAACCTGGGTTTTACCCAGGCCGCCAGAATCGAGTACGCCTTGCGCGGCGGCCGAATCAACACCGACGCGGTGGATAATTCCGCCGGCGTCGACACCTCGGACCATGAAGTCAATTTGAAAATCTTGCTGGCCGGTCTGCACAAGCAAAACCTGGTCGACGACTGCCAAACCTTATTCGAAAGCTTGACCGAGGCGGTCTGCGCCGATGTCTTGCAAGACAACATCGAGCAAAGCCTGTGCTTGTCGCTGGATCAAATCCGCTGCCAGGCCGATCCGGCCCTGTTCATGCAGGTGGCGGAACGGCTGGAGGCTGCCGGTTTCCTGGATCGGAGCGTCGAATCGTTTCCGGAGGCGAAAGACGTGATGGCCCGGCCCGGCCAAGCTTTGACCCGTCCGGAGCTGGCGGTGCTGATGGCGGCGGCGAAAATGTTTCTGGTGCGGCAGTTGCAAAAGCGGCCCGAGCATCTCGATGTAGCTCGCTACCAGCCGTATTTGGCGGCCTATTTTCCGGCGCCGCTGCGCGAGCGGTTCGGCGCGCATCTGGCCGCACACCCGTTGGCCGCCGAGATCAAAGCTACCGTGATTGCCAATCGGATCGTCAACCAGGCCGGCAGCGGTTTTCTGGCCTTGGACGACGGCGAAAACGGCGGCATTCTCGGTGTCGTCGACGCTTACCTGGCGTTCGACCAGGCTTTGGCCGCCGAAGCGTTGCGGGCAAGGCTGGCGGCGGTGGGGCCCGAGCTGGCTGCCGAACTCCGTTACCAATGCTTGCTGCATTTGGAGCAGGCGTTGTCCGGATTTTGCCTGTGGGCGGCAGCCCGGCAGCCCGCCGTCGCGGCCGACGCCGACACGGTAAGCCTTTTCCGCGGGCTATTGGCCGAATACCGGCGCTACCAGTTTGCCGACGGCGAGATTCCGCAGGCGGCCAAATATGAGCAAGCCGGCATGCCGGCCGATTTGGCGGCGGAGATCGGCTTTGTCGAAAACCTGCCGAATTTTTTGTGGCTGGCGGGATTGGTCGAAGAGAGCGGACGCGATTTCGCCAGCGTCGACCGCTTGCTGCAATCGGTCGATCAAACCTTGGCCATCCGCCCGTTGGCGCAGCAATTGGCGCAGATCCCGCAACGCGACTACTGGGTCAGAAGCGTGTGTGCCGCGCTGCAGGCGGATTTGCGCCGCTGCGCCGGTGCATGGGTCAAGCAAATGCTGGCGCACGGTTGTAGTTCCTGCGCCGAGTATGTGGAACTGAAGCAATTGCGGCCCGGCTTGAACCGCTACCGCAAAATTCATGCGGAAAGCCGCAAGTTGATGTCGTTGAATCTGCTCAGTTATGTCGTGCTGGTGCGGGCGTTGGGCGCGGTGCTACCGGCGCAAGCCAATTCGGGCTGA
- a CDS encoding IS5 family transposase — MPRQLFTDEYWNKFKAIMLSLGIYDKPSLRQTVEGIFYRMRVGCPWRDLPATFGKWNAVYKRFNAWSLQEKLMGIFRGLVVAPDLEWTFIDGSIVKAHQHSSGAAREQDAAIGKSVAGNTTKIHMAVDACGLPIHFSVTGGEVHDCKEAPKLVAKLPLADYTVADKGYDSEPLRIQIREKGSVPIIPRKQNSIVGNDGMDWCLYQYRHLVENVFARLKHFRAIATRYDKLKRNFESVVALACAFIWLPM, encoded by the coding sequence ATGCCACGACAATTGTTTACGGACGAATACTGGAATAAATTCAAAGCCATCATGTTAAGCCTGGGGATTTACGACAAGCCTTCGCTCCGGCAAACGGTAGAAGGGATTTTTTATCGCATGCGAGTCGGCTGCCCCTGGCGAGACCTGCCTGCCACGTTTGGTAAGTGGAATGCCGTGTACAAACGGTTCAATGCGTGGTCACTGCAAGAAAAACTGATGGGCATTTTTCGAGGTCTAGTTGTGGCACCCGATTTGGAATGGACCTTTATTGACGGCAGTATCGTAAAAGCGCATCAGCATAGTAGTGGCGCGGCTCGTGAACAGGATGCCGCGATTGGGAAATCCGTCGCGGGTAACACCACGAAAATCCATATGGCCGTTGATGCCTGCGGGCTGCCTATTCATTTCTCGGTCACCGGTGGTGAAGTCCATGACTGTAAAGAAGCGCCGAAATTAGTGGCTAAACTGCCTTTGGCTGACTACACGGTCGCTGACAAAGGCTATGACAGTGAACCTCTAAGGATTCAAATTCGAGAGAAAGGGAGTGTGCCCATCATTCCTAGAAAACAGAATTCAATCGTCGGGAATGACGGAATGGATTGGTGTCTCTACCAATATCGCCACCTCGTTGAAAATGTCTTTGCGCGATTGAAACATTTCAGAGCCATCGCGACGCGATATGACAAATTGAAACGCAATTTTGAAAGCGTTGTCGCTTTGGCCTGCGCTTTTATTTGGTTACCCATGTAA
- a CDS encoding IS110 family transposase, with protein MFFIGIDVSKAKLDCSLLLDVATAKRRAKSVTNSKAGVDDLLAWCVKQQATPDTLHAILEGTGVYHEQAALALSDAGVTVSIVNPAQVKDFGRSLGVRTKTDGVDSLVLARYGALLNPRPWTPPTPEARTLQALLSRREAIAQDLQRERNRLEKARATDTPALIHQSLLDSIAFLETQLAKLQIDIDDHIDQHPELKADRTLLISIPGVGPQVSNHLLAVMHNHHFQSAEQLAAYLGLVPVERQSGSSIQGRPRLSKAGPARIRAILYMATVVGVQYNPHLKALYLRLQARGKTKMSALGGAMRKLVHLCFGVLKTREPYRADYALQS; from the coding sequence ATGTTTTTTATCGGTATCGATGTTTCTAAAGCCAAACTTGATTGCAGTCTGTTATTGGATGTTGCCACTGCCAAACGCCGTGCGAAATCCGTTACCAATTCCAAAGCGGGCGTCGACGATCTGCTAGCTTGGTGTGTAAAGCAACAGGCCACGCCTGACACGCTACACGCTATCCTGGAAGGGACCGGCGTTTATCACGAACAGGCTGCACTCGCCTTGAGCGATGCAGGCGTCACGGTCTCGATTGTAAATCCCGCTCAAGTCAAAGACTTTGGCCGCAGCCTGGGTGTGCGCACCAAGACCGACGGCGTCGATAGTCTGGTGTTGGCTCGTTACGGCGCGTTGTTGAACCCCAGGCCTTGGACACCTCCAACTCCAGAAGCTCGCACCTTGCAAGCCCTGTTATCCCGCCGTGAAGCGATCGCCCAGGATTTGCAACGCGAGCGCAACCGCCTGGAAAAAGCCCGGGCCACCGATACCCCAGCGCTGATTCACCAATCCCTACTCGACTCTATTGCTTTCCTGGAAACGCAACTCGCTAAACTCCAGATCGACATCGACGACCATATCGATCAGCACCCTGAACTGAAGGCGGACCGGACGCTGTTAATCAGTATTCCCGGCGTCGGTCCCCAGGTTAGCAATCACTTGTTAGCGGTGATGCACAATCATCACTTTCAATCCGCCGAACAACTGGCCGCTTACCTGGGTTTGGTGCCCGTGGAGCGACAGTCCGGTTCGTCGATTCAAGGGCGGCCCCGACTATCTAAAGCTGGCCCCGCCCGTATACGCGCCATCCTTTACATGGCCACCGTGGTCGGCGTTCAATACAACCCACATCTCAAAGCACTCTATCTGCGTTTGCAGGCACGTGGAAAAACCAAAATGTCTGCTCTCGGTGGTGCTATGCGTAAACTCGTACATTTGTGCTTTGGTGTCCTGAAAACTCGCGAGCCTTACCGAGCCGACTATGCTCTCCAAAGTTGA
- a CDS encoding type II toxin-antitoxin system PemK/MazF family toxin: MRRGDLVTVALQGDLGKPRPALLIQSDLFDAHPSVTILPVTGELRDAPLFRIPLAANEQTGLSKPSQVMVDKPQSVSRSKIGAVIGHVDDETLLAVNRALAVFLGFA; the protein is encoded by the coding sequence ATGAGGCGCGGCGATCTAGTGACGGTCGCGTTACAGGGCGATCTTGGCAAACCCAGACCGGCGCTGCTGATTCAGTCCGATTTGTTCGACGCGCACCCATCCGTGACGATTTTGCCGGTTACCGGCGAGTTACGCGATGCCCCGTTGTTTCGAATCCCCTTGGCGGCCAATGAACAAACCGGGCTTAGCAAGCCTTCGCAAGTGATGGTGGATAAGCCGCAATCCGTGTCGCGCAGTAAAATCGGCGCCGTTATCGGACATGTGGATGACGAAACCCTGTTGGCGGTCAACCGAGCATTGGCGGTATTTTTGGGGTTTGCCTAG
- a CDS encoding antitoxin MazE family protein, whose protein sequence is MMSISTSARVQKHRQSLREAGLRPLQIWVPDTRRNGFADECRRQSLLIRDDAADQETCMWLEAVADHDGWQ, encoded by the coding sequence ATGATGAGTATCAGTACTTCGGCACGTGTGCAAAAACATCGCCAGTCATTAAGGGAGGCGGGGTTGCGCCCCCTGCAAATTTGGGTGCCCGATACCCGGCGTAATGGTTTTGCCGACGAATGCCGGCGGCAATCCTTGCTGATTCGTGATGATGCCGCGGATCAGGAGACTTGTATGTGGCTGGAAGCGGTGGCTGACCACGACGGCTGGCAATGA
- a CDS encoding IS5 family transposase, whose translation MRGHDAIQNSWFSYVSLEDRIPKQHPLRRLRLLVDGVLASMDAVFAECYSHTGRPSIAPEKLLRALLLQVLYTVRSERQLMEQLDYNLLFRWFVGLGIDDAVWERSVFSANRERLLSEALSREFFERVLAIAEWQNLVSDEHFSVDGSLIEAWASHKSFVKKDGSGPDKPAGRNPEVDFSGEKRSNATHQSTTDPEARLYKKGEYTEAKLRYITHALSENRNGLIVDVETTQATGTAEIEAAQTMIKRRVPKGGSVGADKGYDQPAFVNKLKTQDIKAHVARKKTGSAVDGRTARGKAYAQSLKRRKIVEEAFGWIKTVGGLRKTRHIGLAKVAGQALFCFAAYNLTRLLNLLVFTPKPAWSAPT comes from the coding sequence ATGCGCGGACACGATGCCATTCAAAATAGCTGGTTCAGCTACGTTAGCCTGGAAGACCGTATTCCCAAACAGCATCCGTTGCGTCGTTTACGGCTACTCGTCGATGGCGTATTGGCCTCTATGGATGCGGTCTTTGCCGAATGCTACTCCCATACTGGCCGCCCGTCGATTGCGCCCGAAAAACTGCTGCGCGCCTTGCTATTGCAAGTGCTGTACACCGTTCGTAGCGAACGCCAGTTGATGGAACAGCTGGACTACAACCTGCTGTTTCGCTGGTTTGTCGGTTTGGGTATCGACGATGCTGTCTGGGAACGCAGCGTGTTCAGCGCCAACCGCGAGCGCCTGCTGTCCGAAGCACTGAGTCGCGAGTTTTTTGAGCGGGTCTTGGCCATTGCCGAATGGCAAAACCTGGTGTCCGACGAACACTTCAGTGTCGACGGCAGCCTGATCGAAGCCTGGGCCTCGCACAAAAGCTTCGTGAAGAAAGACGGCAGCGGTCCTGATAAACCCGCCGGCCGCAATCCCGAGGTCGACTTCAGCGGCGAAAAGCGCAGCAATGCCACGCATCAGAGCACGACAGACCCCGAAGCGCGGCTTTACAAGAAAGGCGAATACACCGAGGCCAAACTGCGTTACATCACCCATGCCCTATCCGAGAATCGTAACGGCCTGATTGTCGATGTCGAAACCACCCAAGCCACCGGCACCGCTGAAATCGAAGCCGCGCAAACAATGATCAAACGCCGTGTTCCCAAAGGCGGCAGCGTCGGTGCCGACAAAGGCTATGACCAACCGGCGTTCGTCAACAAACTCAAGACGCAAGACATCAAAGCCCATGTTGCTCGCAAAAAGACCGGCAGTGCCGTCGATGGCCGCACCGCGCGCGGCAAAGCGTACGCTCAAAGCCTCAAGCGCCGCAAAATCGTCGAAGAAGCCTTCGGCTGGATCAAGACCGTCGGGGGCCTGCGTAAAACCCGCCACATCGGCTTAGCCAAAGTCGCAGGTCAGGCCTTGTTTTGCTTTGCCGCCTACAACCTGACGCGCTTGCTCAACCTATTGGTGTTCACGCCGAAACCGGCGTGGAGTGCGCCCACCTAG
- a CDS encoding helix-turn-helix domain-containing protein, with the protein MTIKPIRNDNELKAAFQRLEAIFQAESGTPEADEMEVWVTLIEAYENKHYAIAPPDPIEAIKFRMEQQNLSAKDLETYIGSSGRVSEILNRKRPLSLRMIKRLHEGLAIPYESLLAG; encoded by the coding sequence ATGACTATTAAACCCATCCGAAACGACAATGAACTAAAAGCCGCTTTTCAACGGCTGGAGGCCATTTTCCAAGCCGAATCCGGCACCCCGGAAGCGGATGAAATGGAAGTATGGGTAACGCTGATCGAAGCCTATGAAAACAAACACTACGCCATTGCCCCGCCTGACCCAATAGAAGCGATCAAATTCCGCATGGAACAGCAAAATCTCAGCGCCAAAGACCTGGAAACTTATATCGGCAGTAGTGGTAGAGTCTCCGAAATCCTCAACCGCAAGCGCCCGTTGAGCTTGCGCATGATCAAACGCCTGCATGAGGGGTTGGCAATTCCTTACGAAAGCTTGCTGGCGGGATAA
- a CDS encoding type II toxin-antitoxin system HigB family toxin, whose protein sequence is MRIIAKSTIKKFWEQPAYRDAKGPLESWYEEALTANWTSPQAIKNQYQNASICNNNRVVFNIGGNKYRLVVEMQYRAGIAWIKFIGTHAQYDLIDVETVNDY, encoded by the coding sequence ATGCGCATCATTGCCAAAAGCACGATCAAAAAATTCTGGGAGCAACCGGCGTATCGCGATGCCAAAGGACCATTGGAAAGCTGGTACGAAGAAGCCCTGACCGCTAATTGGACTTCGCCGCAAGCGATAAAAAACCAATACCAAAATGCCAGTATCTGCAACAACAATCGGGTCGTTTTCAATATTGGCGGCAACAAATACCGGTTAGTGGTGGAGATGCAATACCGCGCAGGCATTGCCTGGATAAAATTTATTGGCACGCACGCCCAATACGACTTAATTGATGTGGAGACCGTCAATGACTATTAA